The Ailuropoda melanoleuca isolate Jingjing chromosome 9, ASM200744v2, whole genome shotgun sequence genome includes a region encoding these proteins:
- the OPLAH gene encoding 5-oxoprolinase isoform X4, which yields MPMVRIVPRGHTACADAYLTPTIQRYVEGFRRGFQGQLKDVQVLFMRSDGGLAPMDSFSGSRAVLSGPAGGVVGYAATTYRVEGGQPVIGFDMGGTSTDVSRYAGEFEHVFEASTAGVTLQAPQLDINTVAAGGGSRLFFRSGLFVVGPESAGAHPGPACYRKGGPVTVTDANLVLGRLLPASFPCIFGPGEDQPLSPEASRKALEAVATEVNSFLTNGPCPASPLSLEEVAMGFVRVANEAMCRPIRALTQARGHDPSAHVLACFGGAGGQHACAIARALGMDTVHIHRHSGLLSALGLALADVVHEAQEPCSLPYAPETFAQLDQRLSRLEEQCVDALRAQGFPRSHISTESFLHLRYQGTDCALMVSAHLHPATARSPRAGDFGAAFVERYMREFGFVIPERPVVVDDVRVRGTGRSGLRLEDVPRAQTGPPRVDKMTQCYFEGGYQETPVYLLGELGYGHKLQGPCLIIDSNSTILVEPGCQAEVTETGDIRISVGAEAPSTVGAQLDPIHLSIFSHRFMSIAEQMGRILQRTAISTNIKERLDFSCALFGPDGGLVSNAPHIPVHLGAMQETVQFQIQQLGADLRPGDVLLSNHPSAGGSHLPDLTVITPVFWPGQTRPVFYVASRGHHADIGGITPGSMPPHSTTLQQEGAVFLSFKLVQGGVFQEEAVTEALRAPGKIPGCSGTRNLHDNLSDLRAQVAANQKGIQLVGELIGQYGLDVVQAYMGHIQANAELAVRDMLRAFGTSRQARGLPLEVSAEDHMDDGSPIRLRVQINLSQGSAVFDFSGTGPEVFGNLNAPRAITLSALIYCLRCLVGRDIPLNQGCLAPVRVVIPRGSILDPSPEAAVVGGNVLTSQRVVDVILGAFGACAASQGCMNNVTLGNAHMGYYETVAGGAGAGPGWHGRSGVHSHMTNTRITDPEILESRYPVIVRRFELRLGSGGLGRFRGGDGVVRELLFREEALLSVLTERRAFRPYGLHGGEPGARGLNLLIRKDGRTVNLGGKTSVPVYPGDVFCLHTPGGGGYGDPDDPAPQLPGSPQQSPAFPERGSVYEYRRAQEAV from the exons ATGCCCATGGTTCGCATCGTGCCCCGGGGGCACACGGCCTGTGCCGACGCCTACCTGACACCCACCATACAGCGTTACGTGGAGGGCTTCCGCCGTGGCTTCCAGGGCCAGCTCAAG GACGTGCAGGTGCTGTTCATGCGCTCTGATGGTGGCCTGGCACCCATGGACTCCTTCAGCGGCTCCCGCGCTGTGCTGTCTGGACCTGCTGGGGGTGTGGTGGGCTATGCAGCCACCACCTACCGGGTGGAGGGCGGCCAGCCCGTCATCGGCTTTGACATGGGAG GCACATCCACCGATGTGAGCCGCTATGCTGGGGAGTTTGAGCATGTCTTTGAGGCCAGCACAGCTGGTGTCACCCTCCAGGCCCCCCAGCTGGACATCAACACAGTGGCAGCTGGTGGGGGCTCCCGCCTCTTCTTTAG GTCCGGCCTCTTTGTGGTGGGGCCTGAGTCTGCAGGAGCCCATCCTGGCCCTGCCTGCTACCGCAAAG GGGGTCCCGTGACAGTGACGGATGCTAATCTGGTTCTGGGACGCCTactgcctgcctccttcccctgcaTTTTTGGGCCGGGAGAGGACCAGCCACTGTCCCCTGAAGCCTCCCGAAAGGCCCTGGAGGCTGTGGCTACTGAGGTCAACAGCTTCCTGACTAACGGGCCTTGCCCGgcctccccgctgagcctggagGAGGTAGCCATGGGGTTCGTGCGTGTGGCCAACGAGGCCATGTGCCGGCCCATCCGTGCGCTCACGCAG GCACGAGGCCATGATCCCTCAGCCCACGTGCTGGCTTGCTTTGGGGGAGCTGGTGGGCAGCATGCTTGTGCCATCGCCCGGGCCCTGGGCATGGACACTGTGCACATTCACAG GCACAGTGGGCTGCTGTCGGCACTGGGGCTGGCCCTGGCAGACGTGGTGCACGAGGCGCAGGAGCCATGCTCCTTGCCTTATGCGCCTGAGACCTTTGCGCAGCTGGACCAGAGGCTGAGCCGCCTGGAGGAGCAGTGTGTGGACGCCCTGCGGGCCCAGGGCTTTCCCAG GTCCCATATCAGCACCGAGAGCTTCCTGCATCTACGCTACCAGGGCACCGACTGTGCGCTGATGGTGTCTGCCCACCTGCACCCGGCCACTGCCCGCTCGCCCCGGGCCGGAGACTTTGGGGCAGCCTTTGTGGAGAG GTACATGAGGGAGTTTGGCTTCGTCATCCCCGAGCGGCCAGTGGTGGTAGACGACGTGCGTGTGAGGGGCACTGGCCGCAGTGGCCTTCGCCTTGAAGATGTCCCCAGAGCTCAGACTGGGCCTCCCCGGGTAGACAAG ATGACCCAGTGCTACTTTGAGGGGGGGTACCAGGAAACCCCCGTATACCTGTTGGGAGAGCTGGGCTACGGGCACAAGCTTCAGGGGCCCTGCCTCATCATTGACAGCAACAG CACCATCCTGGTGGAGCCGGGCTGCCAGGCCGAGGTGACTGAGACGGGGGACATCCGCATCTCTGTGGGGGCGGAGGCCCCAAGCACGGTGGGCGCCCAGCTTGAccccatccacctgtccatcttCTCACACCGCTTTATGAGCATTGCTG AGCAGATGGGCCGCATCCTGCAGCGCACAGCCATCTCTACCAACATCAAGGAGCGTCTGGACTTCTCCTGCGCCCTCTTTGGGCCGGACGGGGGGCTGGTGTCCAACGCCCCCCACATCCCTGTGCACCTGGGCGCCATGCAGGAGACCGTGCAGTTCCAG ATCCAGCAGTTGGGGGCTGACCTGCGCCCTGGCGACGTGCTGCTGAGCAACCACCCCAGCGCTGGGGGCAGCCACCTGCCAGACCTGACTGTCATCACACCG GTGTTTTGGCCAGGTCAGACTCGGCCTGTGTTCTATGTGGCTAGCCGCGGGCATCATGCAGACATCGGGGGCATCacaccaggctccatgccccCCCACTCCACCACGCTGCAGCAGGAGGGcgctgtctttctgtctttcaaacTCGTCCAGGGGGGAGTCTTCCAGGAGGagg CGGTAACTGAGGCCCTGCGGGCTCCAGGCAAGATTCCTGGCTGTAGCGGTACTCGGAACCTGCACGACAATCTGTCGGACCTCCGTGCACAGGTGGCAGCCAACCAGAAGGGCATCCAGCTGGTGGGAGAGCTCATTGGGCAGTATGGCCTGGATGTGGTGCAGGCCTATATGGGCCATATTCAG GCAAACGCTGAGCTGGCCGTGCGGGACATGCTGAGGGCCTTTGGAACCTCCCGGCAGGCCCGAGGCCTGCCCCTGGAGGTGTCGGCAGAGGACCACATGGACGACGGTTCCCCCATCCGACTCCGCGTGCAGATCAACCTGAGTCAG GGCAGCGCAGTATTTGACTTCAGCGGCACCGGGCCTGAGGTGTTTGGCAACCTCAACGCACCACGGGCCATCACGCTGTCCGCCCTCATCTACTGCCTGCGCTGTCTGGTGGGCCGAGACATCCCGCTCAACCAG ggctGCCTGGCTCCGGTGCGTGTCGTGATTCCTAGGGGCTCCATCCTGGACCCATCCCCTGAAGCGGCTGTGGTGGGTGGCAACGTGCTGACGTCACAGCGCGTGGTGGATGTCATCCTAGGGGCCTTCGGGGCCTGTGCCGCCTCACAG GGCTGCATGAACAATGTGACCCTGGGCAATGCCCACATGGGATACTACGAGACGGTGGCGGGCGGCGCGGGCGCGGGCCCCGGCTGGCACGGGCGCAGCGGCGTGCACAGCCACATGACCAACACCCGCATCACCGACCCCGAGATCCTGGAGAGCAG GTACCCGGTCATCGTGCGCCGCTTCGAGCTGAGGCTGGGGTCCGGGGGCCTCGGCCGCTTCCGGGGCGGCGACGGCGTCGTCCGCGAGTTGCTCTTCCGCGAGGAGGCGCTGCTGTCTGTGCTGACCGAGCGCCGCGCCTTCCGGCCCTACGGCCTCCACG GGGGCGAGCCCGGCGCCCGTGGCCTAAACCTTTTGATCCGCAAGGACGGCCGGACGGTGAATCTGGGGGGGAAGACGTCGGTGCCCGTGTACCCCGGG GACGTGTTCTGCCTCCACACACCAGGCGGTGGGGGCTACGGGGACCCGGATGACCCCGCCCCGCAGCTGCCGGGGTCGCCCCAGCAGTCCCCGGCCTTCCCTGAGCGCGGCAGCGTCTACGAGTACCGCAGAGCCCAGGAGGCGGTGTGA
- the OPLAH gene encoding 5-oxoprolinase isoform X2: MGGPEGRFHFAVDRGGTFTDVFAQCPGGHVRVLKLLSEDPANYADAPTEGIRRILEQEGGMPLPRDRPLDTSRIASIRMGTTVATNALLERRGERVALLVTRGFRDLLHVGTQAREDLFDLAVPMPEVLYEEVLEVDERVVLYRGEPGAGTPVKGRTGDLLEVQQPVDLGGLRGKLEGLLSRGIRSLAVVLMHSYAWAQHEQQVGALAQELGFTHVSLSSEAMPMVRIVPRGHTACADAYLTPTIQRYVEGFRRGFQGQLKDVQVLFMRSDGGLAPMDSFSGSRAVLSGPAGGVVGYAATTYRVEGGQPVIGFDMGGTSTDVSRYAGEFEHVFEASTAGVTLQAPQLDINTVAAGGGSRLFFRSGLFVVGPESAGAHPGPACYRKGGPVTVTDANLVLGRLLPASFPCIFGPGEDQPLSPEASRKALEAVATEVNSFLTNGPCPASPLSLEEVAMGFVRVANEAMCRPIRALTQARGHDPSAHVLACFGGAGGQHACAIARALGMDTVHIHRSHISTESFLHLRYQGTDCALMVSAHLHPATARSPRAGDFGAAFVERYMREFGFVIPERPVVVDDVRVRGTGRSGLRLEDVPRAQTGPPRVDKMTQCYFEGGYQETPVYLLGELGYGHKLQGPCLIIDSNSTILVEPGCQAEVTETGDIRISVGAEAPSTVGAQLDPIHLSIFSHRFMSIAEQMGRILQRTAISTNIKERLDFSCALFGPDGGLVSNAPHIPVHLGAMQETVQFQIQQLGADLRPGDVLLSNHPSAGGSHLPDLTVITPVFWPGQTRPVFYVASRGHHADIGGITPGSMPPHSTTLQQEGAVFLSFKLVQGGVFQEEAVTEALRAPGKIPGCSGTRNLHDNLSDLRAQVAANQKGIQLVGELIGQYGLDVVQAYMGHIQANAELAVRDMLRAFGTSRQARGLPLEVSAEDHMDDGSPIRLRVQINLSQGSAVFDFSGTGPEVFGNLNAPRAITLSALIYCLRCLVGRDIPLNQGCLAPVRVVIPRGSILDPSPEAAVVGGNVLTSQRVVDVILGAFGACAASQGCMNNVTLGNAHMGYYETVAGGAGAGPGWHGRSGVHSHMTNTRITDPEILESRYPVIVRRFELRLGSGGLGRFRGGDGVVRELLFREEALLSVLTERRAFRPYGLHGGEPGARGLNLLIRKDGRTVNLGGKTSVPVYPGDVFCLHTPGGGGYGDPDDPAPQLPGSPQQSPAFPERGSVYEYRRAQEAV, encoded by the exons ATGGGCGGCCCCGAGGGGCGTTTCCATTTTGCCGTGGACCGCGGAGGTACCTTCACGGATGTCTTTGCCCAGTGCCCCGGGGGGCACGTGAGGGTCTTGAAGCTGCTCTCCGAGGACCCTGCCAACTACGCGGACGCGCCGACCGAGGGCATCCGCCGCATCCTGGAGCAG GAGGGGGGCATGCCGTTGCCCCGGGACCGGCCGCTGGACACCAGTCGCATTGCCAGCATCCGCATGGGCACCACGGTGGCCACCAACGCGTTGCTGGAGCGGCGGGGGGAGCGGGTGGCACTGCTGGTGACACGTGGCTTCCGAGACCTGCTGCACGTGGGCACTCAGGCCCGGGAGGACCTCTTCGATCTG gcTGTGCCCATGCCTGAGGTACTGTATGAAGAGGTGCTGGAGGTGGACGAGCGCGTGGTGCTGTATCGCGGGGAGCCGGGCGCAGGGACACCTGTCAAAG GCCGCACAGGGGACCTGCTGGAGGTGCAACAGCCCGTGGACCTCGGGGGTCTGCGAGGGAAGCTGGAGGGGCTCCTGTCCCGAGGCATCCGCAGCCTGGCCGTGGTGCTCATGCACTCCTACGC GTGGGCCCAGCACGAGCAGCAGGTGGGCGCGCTGGCCCAGGAGCTGGGCTTCACACACGTGTCCCTGTCCTCGGAGGCCATGCCCATGGTTCGCATCGTGCCCCGGGGGCACACGGCCTGTGCCGACGCCTACCTGACACCCACCATACAGCGTTACGTGGAGGGCTTCCGCCGTGGCTTCCAGGGCCAGCTCAAG GACGTGCAGGTGCTGTTCATGCGCTCTGATGGTGGCCTGGCACCCATGGACTCCTTCAGCGGCTCCCGCGCTGTGCTGTCTGGACCTGCTGGGGGTGTGGTGGGCTATGCAGCCACCACCTACCGGGTGGAGGGCGGCCAGCCCGTCATCGGCTTTGACATGGGAG GCACATCCACCGATGTGAGCCGCTATGCTGGGGAGTTTGAGCATGTCTTTGAGGCCAGCACAGCTGGTGTCACCCTCCAGGCCCCCCAGCTGGACATCAACACAGTGGCAGCTGGTGGGGGCTCCCGCCTCTTCTTTAG GTCCGGCCTCTTTGTGGTGGGGCCTGAGTCTGCAGGAGCCCATCCTGGCCCTGCCTGCTACCGCAAAG GGGGTCCCGTGACAGTGACGGATGCTAATCTGGTTCTGGGACGCCTactgcctgcctccttcccctgcaTTTTTGGGCCGGGAGAGGACCAGCCACTGTCCCCTGAAGCCTCCCGAAAGGCCCTGGAGGCTGTGGCTACTGAGGTCAACAGCTTCCTGACTAACGGGCCTTGCCCGgcctccccgctgagcctggagGAGGTAGCCATGGGGTTCGTGCGTGTGGCCAACGAGGCCATGTGCCGGCCCATCCGTGCGCTCACGCAG GCACGAGGCCATGATCCCTCAGCCCACGTGCTGGCTTGCTTTGGGGGAGCTGGTGGGCAGCATGCTTGTGCCATCGCCCGGGCCCTGGGCATGGACACTGTGCACATTCACAG GTCCCATATCAGCACCGAGAGCTTCCTGCATCTACGCTACCAGGGCACCGACTGTGCGCTGATGGTGTCTGCCCACCTGCACCCGGCCACTGCCCGCTCGCCCCGGGCCGGAGACTTTGGGGCAGCCTTTGTGGAGAG GTACATGAGGGAGTTTGGCTTCGTCATCCCCGAGCGGCCAGTGGTGGTAGACGACGTGCGTGTGAGGGGCACTGGCCGCAGTGGCCTTCGCCTTGAAGATGTCCCCAGAGCTCAGACTGGGCCTCCCCGGGTAGACAAG ATGACCCAGTGCTACTTTGAGGGGGGGTACCAGGAAACCCCCGTATACCTGTTGGGAGAGCTGGGCTACGGGCACAAGCTTCAGGGGCCCTGCCTCATCATTGACAGCAACAG CACCATCCTGGTGGAGCCGGGCTGCCAGGCCGAGGTGACTGAGACGGGGGACATCCGCATCTCTGTGGGGGCGGAGGCCCCAAGCACGGTGGGCGCCCAGCTTGAccccatccacctgtccatcttCTCACACCGCTTTATGAGCATTGCTG AGCAGATGGGCCGCATCCTGCAGCGCACAGCCATCTCTACCAACATCAAGGAGCGTCTGGACTTCTCCTGCGCCCTCTTTGGGCCGGACGGGGGGCTGGTGTCCAACGCCCCCCACATCCCTGTGCACCTGGGCGCCATGCAGGAGACCGTGCAGTTCCAG ATCCAGCAGTTGGGGGCTGACCTGCGCCCTGGCGACGTGCTGCTGAGCAACCACCCCAGCGCTGGGGGCAGCCACCTGCCAGACCTGACTGTCATCACACCG GTGTTTTGGCCAGGTCAGACTCGGCCTGTGTTCTATGTGGCTAGCCGCGGGCATCATGCAGACATCGGGGGCATCacaccaggctccatgccccCCCACTCCACCACGCTGCAGCAGGAGGGcgctgtctttctgtctttcaaacTCGTCCAGGGGGGAGTCTTCCAGGAGGagg CGGTAACTGAGGCCCTGCGGGCTCCAGGCAAGATTCCTGGCTGTAGCGGTACTCGGAACCTGCACGACAATCTGTCGGACCTCCGTGCACAGGTGGCAGCCAACCAGAAGGGCATCCAGCTGGTGGGAGAGCTCATTGGGCAGTATGGCCTGGATGTGGTGCAGGCCTATATGGGCCATATTCAG GCAAACGCTGAGCTGGCCGTGCGGGACATGCTGAGGGCCTTTGGAACCTCCCGGCAGGCCCGAGGCCTGCCCCTGGAGGTGTCGGCAGAGGACCACATGGACGACGGTTCCCCCATCCGACTCCGCGTGCAGATCAACCTGAGTCAG GGCAGCGCAGTATTTGACTTCAGCGGCACCGGGCCTGAGGTGTTTGGCAACCTCAACGCACCACGGGCCATCACGCTGTCCGCCCTCATCTACTGCCTGCGCTGTCTGGTGGGCCGAGACATCCCGCTCAACCAG ggctGCCTGGCTCCGGTGCGTGTCGTGATTCCTAGGGGCTCCATCCTGGACCCATCCCCTGAAGCGGCTGTGGTGGGTGGCAACGTGCTGACGTCACAGCGCGTGGTGGATGTCATCCTAGGGGCCTTCGGGGCCTGTGCCGCCTCACAG GGCTGCATGAACAATGTGACCCTGGGCAATGCCCACATGGGATACTACGAGACGGTGGCGGGCGGCGCGGGCGCGGGCCCCGGCTGGCACGGGCGCAGCGGCGTGCACAGCCACATGACCAACACCCGCATCACCGACCCCGAGATCCTGGAGAGCAG GTACCCGGTCATCGTGCGCCGCTTCGAGCTGAGGCTGGGGTCCGGGGGCCTCGGCCGCTTCCGGGGCGGCGACGGCGTCGTCCGCGAGTTGCTCTTCCGCGAGGAGGCGCTGCTGTCTGTGCTGACCGAGCGCCGCGCCTTCCGGCCCTACGGCCTCCACG GGGGCGAGCCCGGCGCCCGTGGCCTAAACCTTTTGATCCGCAAGGACGGCCGGACGGTGAATCTGGGGGGGAAGACGTCGGTGCCCGTGTACCCCGGG GACGTGTTCTGCCTCCACACACCAGGCGGTGGGGGCTACGGGGACCCGGATGACCCCGCCCCGCAGCTGCCGGGGTCGCCCCAGCAGTCCCCGGCCTTCCCTGAGCGCGGCAGCGTCTACGAGTACCGCAGAGCCCAGGAGGCGGTGTGA
- the OPLAH gene encoding 5-oxoprolinase isoform X1: MGGPEGRFHFAVDRGGTFTDVFAQCPGGHVRVLKLLSEDPANYADAPTEGIRRILEQEGGMPLPRDRPLDTSRIASIRMGTTVATNALLERRGERVALLVTRGFRDLLHVGTQAREDLFDLAVPMPEVLYEEVLEVDERVVLYRGEPGAGTPVKGRTGDLLEVQQPVDLGGLRGKLEGLLSRGIRSLAVVLMHSYAWAQHEQQVGALAQELGFTHVSLSSEAMPMVRIVPRGHTACADAYLTPTIQRYVEGFRRGFQGQLKDVQVLFMRSDGGLAPMDSFSGSRAVLSGPAGGVVGYAATTYRVEGGQPVIGFDMGGTSTDVSRYAGEFEHVFEASTAGVTLQAPQLDINTVAAGGGSRLFFRSGLFVVGPESAGAHPGPACYRKGGPVTVTDANLVLGRLLPASFPCIFGPGEDQPLSPEASRKALEAVATEVNSFLTNGPCPASPLSLEEVAMGFVRVANEAMCRPIRALTQARGHDPSAHVLACFGGAGGQHACAIARALGMDTVHIHRHSGLLSALGLALADVVHEAQEPCSLPYAPETFAQLDQRLSRLEEQCVDALRAQGFPRSHISTESFLHLRYQGTDCALMVSAHLHPATARSPRAGDFGAAFVERYMREFGFVIPERPVVVDDVRVRGTGRSGLRLEDVPRAQTGPPRVDKMTQCYFEGGYQETPVYLLGELGYGHKLQGPCLIIDSNSTILVEPGCQAEVTETGDIRISVGAEAPSTVGAQLDPIHLSIFSHRFMSIAEQMGRILQRTAISTNIKERLDFSCALFGPDGGLVSNAPHIPVHLGAMQETVQFQIQQLGADLRPGDVLLSNHPSAGGSHLPDLTVITPVFWPGQTRPVFYVASRGHHADIGGITPGSMPPHSTTLQQEGAVFLSFKLVQGGVFQEEAVTEALRAPGKIPGCSGTRNLHDNLSDLRAQVAANQKGIQLVGELIGQYGLDVVQAYMGHIQANAELAVRDMLRAFGTSRQARGLPLEVSAEDHMDDGSPIRLRVQINLSQGSAVFDFSGTGPEVFGNLNAPRAITLSALIYCLRCLVGRDIPLNQGCLAPVRVVIPRGSILDPSPEAAVVGGNVLTSQRVVDVILGAFGACAASQGCMNNVTLGNAHMGYYETVAGGAGAGPGWHGRSGVHSHMTNTRITDPEILESRYPVIVRRFELRLGSGGLGRFRGGDGVVRELLFREEALLSVLTERRAFRPYGLHGGEPGARGLNLLIRKDGRTVNLGGKTSVPVYPGDVFCLHTPGGGGYGDPDDPAPQLPGSPQQSPAFPERGSVYEYRRAQEAV; this comes from the exons ATGGGCGGCCCCGAGGGGCGTTTCCATTTTGCCGTGGACCGCGGAGGTACCTTCACGGATGTCTTTGCCCAGTGCCCCGGGGGGCACGTGAGGGTCTTGAAGCTGCTCTCCGAGGACCCTGCCAACTACGCGGACGCGCCGACCGAGGGCATCCGCCGCATCCTGGAGCAG GAGGGGGGCATGCCGTTGCCCCGGGACCGGCCGCTGGACACCAGTCGCATTGCCAGCATCCGCATGGGCACCACGGTGGCCACCAACGCGTTGCTGGAGCGGCGGGGGGAGCGGGTGGCACTGCTGGTGACACGTGGCTTCCGAGACCTGCTGCACGTGGGCACTCAGGCCCGGGAGGACCTCTTCGATCTG gcTGTGCCCATGCCTGAGGTACTGTATGAAGAGGTGCTGGAGGTGGACGAGCGCGTGGTGCTGTATCGCGGGGAGCCGGGCGCAGGGACACCTGTCAAAG GCCGCACAGGGGACCTGCTGGAGGTGCAACAGCCCGTGGACCTCGGGGGTCTGCGAGGGAAGCTGGAGGGGCTCCTGTCCCGAGGCATCCGCAGCCTGGCCGTGGTGCTCATGCACTCCTACGC GTGGGCCCAGCACGAGCAGCAGGTGGGCGCGCTGGCCCAGGAGCTGGGCTTCACACACGTGTCCCTGTCCTCGGAGGCCATGCCCATGGTTCGCATCGTGCCCCGGGGGCACACGGCCTGTGCCGACGCCTACCTGACACCCACCATACAGCGTTACGTGGAGGGCTTCCGCCGTGGCTTCCAGGGCCAGCTCAAG GACGTGCAGGTGCTGTTCATGCGCTCTGATGGTGGCCTGGCACCCATGGACTCCTTCAGCGGCTCCCGCGCTGTGCTGTCTGGACCTGCTGGGGGTGTGGTGGGCTATGCAGCCACCACCTACCGGGTGGAGGGCGGCCAGCCCGTCATCGGCTTTGACATGGGAG GCACATCCACCGATGTGAGCCGCTATGCTGGGGAGTTTGAGCATGTCTTTGAGGCCAGCACAGCTGGTGTCACCCTCCAGGCCCCCCAGCTGGACATCAACACAGTGGCAGCTGGTGGGGGCTCCCGCCTCTTCTTTAG GTCCGGCCTCTTTGTGGTGGGGCCTGAGTCTGCAGGAGCCCATCCTGGCCCTGCCTGCTACCGCAAAG GGGGTCCCGTGACAGTGACGGATGCTAATCTGGTTCTGGGACGCCTactgcctgcctccttcccctgcaTTTTTGGGCCGGGAGAGGACCAGCCACTGTCCCCTGAAGCCTCCCGAAAGGCCCTGGAGGCTGTGGCTACTGAGGTCAACAGCTTCCTGACTAACGGGCCTTGCCCGgcctccccgctgagcctggagGAGGTAGCCATGGGGTTCGTGCGTGTGGCCAACGAGGCCATGTGCCGGCCCATCCGTGCGCTCACGCAG GCACGAGGCCATGATCCCTCAGCCCACGTGCTGGCTTGCTTTGGGGGAGCTGGTGGGCAGCATGCTTGTGCCATCGCCCGGGCCCTGGGCATGGACACTGTGCACATTCACAG GCACAGTGGGCTGCTGTCGGCACTGGGGCTGGCCCTGGCAGACGTGGTGCACGAGGCGCAGGAGCCATGCTCCTTGCCTTATGCGCCTGAGACCTTTGCGCAGCTGGACCAGAGGCTGAGCCGCCTGGAGGAGCAGTGTGTGGACGCCCTGCGGGCCCAGGGCTTTCCCAG GTCCCATATCAGCACCGAGAGCTTCCTGCATCTACGCTACCAGGGCACCGACTGTGCGCTGATGGTGTCTGCCCACCTGCACCCGGCCACTGCCCGCTCGCCCCGGGCCGGAGACTTTGGGGCAGCCTTTGTGGAGAG GTACATGAGGGAGTTTGGCTTCGTCATCCCCGAGCGGCCAGTGGTGGTAGACGACGTGCGTGTGAGGGGCACTGGCCGCAGTGGCCTTCGCCTTGAAGATGTCCCCAGAGCTCAGACTGGGCCTCCCCGGGTAGACAAG ATGACCCAGTGCTACTTTGAGGGGGGGTACCAGGAAACCCCCGTATACCTGTTGGGAGAGCTGGGCTACGGGCACAAGCTTCAGGGGCCCTGCCTCATCATTGACAGCAACAG CACCATCCTGGTGGAGCCGGGCTGCCAGGCCGAGGTGACTGAGACGGGGGACATCCGCATCTCTGTGGGGGCGGAGGCCCCAAGCACGGTGGGCGCCCAGCTTGAccccatccacctgtccatcttCTCACACCGCTTTATGAGCATTGCTG AGCAGATGGGCCGCATCCTGCAGCGCACAGCCATCTCTACCAACATCAAGGAGCGTCTGGACTTCTCCTGCGCCCTCTTTGGGCCGGACGGGGGGCTGGTGTCCAACGCCCCCCACATCCCTGTGCACCTGGGCGCCATGCAGGAGACCGTGCAGTTCCAG ATCCAGCAGTTGGGGGCTGACCTGCGCCCTGGCGACGTGCTGCTGAGCAACCACCCCAGCGCTGGGGGCAGCCACCTGCCAGACCTGACTGTCATCACACCG GTGTTTTGGCCAGGTCAGACTCGGCCTGTGTTCTATGTGGCTAGCCGCGGGCATCATGCAGACATCGGGGGCATCacaccaggctccatgccccCCCACTCCACCACGCTGCAGCAGGAGGGcgctgtctttctgtctttcaaacTCGTCCAGGGGGGAGTCTTCCAGGAGGagg CGGTAACTGAGGCCCTGCGGGCTCCAGGCAAGATTCCTGGCTGTAGCGGTACTCGGAACCTGCACGACAATCTGTCGGACCTCCGTGCACAGGTGGCAGCCAACCAGAAGGGCATCCAGCTGGTGGGAGAGCTCATTGGGCAGTATGGCCTGGATGTGGTGCAGGCCTATATGGGCCATATTCAG GCAAACGCTGAGCTGGCCGTGCGGGACATGCTGAGGGCCTTTGGAACCTCCCGGCAGGCCCGAGGCCTGCCCCTGGAGGTGTCGGCAGAGGACCACATGGACGACGGTTCCCCCATCCGACTCCGCGTGCAGATCAACCTGAGTCAG GGCAGCGCAGTATTTGACTTCAGCGGCACCGGGCCTGAGGTGTTTGGCAACCTCAACGCACCACGGGCCATCACGCTGTCCGCCCTCATCTACTGCCTGCGCTGTCTGGTGGGCCGAGACATCCCGCTCAACCAG ggctGCCTGGCTCCGGTGCGTGTCGTGATTCCTAGGGGCTCCATCCTGGACCCATCCCCTGAAGCGGCTGTGGTGGGTGGCAACGTGCTGACGTCACAGCGCGTGGTGGATGTCATCCTAGGGGCCTTCGGGGCCTGTGCCGCCTCACAG GGCTGCATGAACAATGTGACCCTGGGCAATGCCCACATGGGATACTACGAGACGGTGGCGGGCGGCGCGGGCGCGGGCCCCGGCTGGCACGGGCGCAGCGGCGTGCACAGCCACATGACCAACACCCGCATCACCGACCCCGAGATCCTGGAGAGCAG GTACCCGGTCATCGTGCGCCGCTTCGAGCTGAGGCTGGGGTCCGGGGGCCTCGGCCGCTTCCGGGGCGGCGACGGCGTCGTCCGCGAGTTGCTCTTCCGCGAGGAGGCGCTGCTGTCTGTGCTGACCGAGCGCCGCGCCTTCCGGCCCTACGGCCTCCACG GGGGCGAGCCCGGCGCCCGTGGCCTAAACCTTTTGATCCGCAAGGACGGCCGGACGGTGAATCTGGGGGGGAAGACGTCGGTGCCCGTGTACCCCGGG GACGTGTTCTGCCTCCACACACCAGGCGGTGGGGGCTACGGGGACCCGGATGACCCCGCCCCGCAGCTGCCGGGGTCGCCCCAGCAGTCCCCGGCCTTCCCTGAGCGCGGCAGCGTCTACGAGTACCGCAGAGCCCAGGAGGCGGTGTGA